A stretch of the Candidatus Desulfatibia profunda genome encodes the following:
- the grpE gene encoding nucleotide exchange factor GrpE codes for MGEKRQAKIQTENQQTDTESESLPKSDPDQGVRAETADPLSELKTQLESAQKEAGENYDRLLRVSADFENYKKRSAREMEDFRKFANESLIKALLPVIDNLERALDSAGNNQHVNDAFVEGVQLTLSEVLKIFEKFNVNPIESLEKPFDPGFHQAVMQQETDNYPDKTVLTELQKGYLMHAKLIRPAMVVVSKKKEMPENQENDERLEITKKEMIISDSEEDTANG; via the coding sequence ATGGGTGAAAAACGGCAAGCTAAAATTCAAACGGAAAACCAACAAACCGATACTGAAAGCGAATCGCTCCCCAAAAGTGATCCAGACCAAGGAGTTCGAGCCGAAACCGCCGACCCTCTATCGGAGCTAAAAACGCAGCTTGAGTCTGCCCAAAAAGAAGCCGGGGAGAATTACGATCGTCTTTTGCGGGTATCGGCGGATTTCGAAAACTATAAAAAGCGCTCCGCCCGCGAGATGGAGGATTTCAGGAAGTTTGCCAACGAATCTTTGATTAAAGCCTTGCTGCCCGTGATCGACAACCTTGAACGGGCCTTGGATTCGGCCGGCAATAACCAGCATGTAAACGACGCCTTCGTCGAAGGTGTTCAACTGACACTTTCAGAGGTATTGAAAATTTTTGAAAAATTTAATGTCAACCCGATTGAATCCTTGGAAAAACCGTTTGATCCCGGTTTTCATCAGGCGGTTATGCAGCAGGAAACAGATAACTATCCGGATAAAACGGTTTTAACGGAACTTCAGAAAGGATACTTGATGCATGCCAAACTGATCCGGCCTGCCATGGTGGTTGTTTCCAAGAAAAAAGAAATGCCTGAAAACCAGGAAAACGATGAACGGCTTGAAATAACAAAAAAAGAAATGATTATATCTGACAGTGAGGAGGACACAGCAAATGGGTAA